Proteins encoded by one window of Lacipirellulaceae bacterium:
- a CDS encoding metallophosphoesterase family protein, which translates to MKIEGNPKRVIAIGDIHGCAAALSALIEAILPVKDDLVIPLGDLVDRGPSSSTVIQMLLEIGQECQLRPILGNHEEMMLQAMNDPKMLEMWLRCGGASTLESYGFSGDLAVVEPSHLDFLSAFSDYLEVEDFFFVHANYDPGLPFAEQPADLLRWTSLDQELPSAHTSGKHAIVGHTPERSGEIFSLPHLTCIDTYCYGGGWLTAMEVLSGQIWQASAEGSLREI; encoded by the coding sequence TTGAAGATCGAAGGCAACCCGAAGCGTGTGATCGCAATCGGTGATATTCACGGCTGCGCCGCAGCATTGTCGGCTTTGATTGAGGCTATCTTGCCTGTAAAGGATGACCTCGTCATCCCTTTGGGTGACCTCGTGGATCGCGGGCCGAGTTCCTCGACAGTGATTCAAATGCTGCTTGAAATTGGCCAAGAATGCCAACTACGACCGATACTGGGTAATCACGAGGAAATGATGCTCCAGGCGATGAACGACCCGAAGATGTTAGAAATGTGGCTTCGCTGTGGTGGAGCCTCTACGCTTGAATCCTACGGGTTTTCAGGGGATTTGGCAGTTGTTGAGCCCAGCCATCTCGATTTTCTCTCAGCGTTTTCTGACTATCTCGAAGTCGAAGATTTTTTCTTCGTTCATGCCAACTACGACCCTGGCTTGCCTTTTGCTGAGCAGCCCGCGGACCTACTTCGCTGGACTTCTCTCGACCAAGAACTGCCTTCGGCCCACACCAGTGGCAAGCATGCGATCGTCGGTCACACACCGGAGAGAAGTGGTGAGATATTCTCACTGCCGCACCTAACTTGCATTGACACCTACTGTTACGGCGGTGGGTGGCTTACTGCCATGGAGGTTCTTTCGGGGCAAATCTGGCAAGCGAGCGCTGAAGGTTCGCTGCGAGAAATCTGA
- a CDS encoding SDR family NAD(P)-dependent oxidoreductase yields MSSNHRQNLLHEPIAIVGMACRLPGADNLDEYWRLLVEGRNAITELPPERLDRDLYYDPKKGVRGKTYSTLGGIIKDRPLDLDVCPLKPEELSHWDPCHLVMCEVAAAACRHAGYDVRKIPHRNTGVYIGHSGGSNYGSDLVYATLAAETAEYLKESRGFASLPTDEQEAIASTLVQKMRTGLPHRDSNGGPEVDANAAASIISRTLGLTGPHLVTDAACASSVVALSMAALAVQFDQVDMAIVGGASYNKTDSLVLFSQAQSCSATGTRPFDEDADGLISSEGYVALVIKKLSRAVADGDTIQAVLPGIGLSADGRGKSLWAPRKEGQMRAMQRAYHGSSSHNAFSPGNIQYLEAHATSTQIGDATEMEALGEFFGPHFQGRSVPVGSVKSNIGHTLETAGLASLLKTVLAIRHGQVPPTINVENPNSKIPWNELPFQLPDQATPWQKVGGTPRRAGVNAFGIGGLNVHVVVEEYIEKHRSKLQPSSSSSRISKQQEPIAIVGRGVILPGAKSLDEFATLLDLGTSQLTEAPNERWRDRRCITGTEGSKPWTTTSLRGGFINDYEFDWRKYRIPPKQIANANPLQFMLLDAARQALAEAGYDTREFDREQSAVVVGTIFGGEFGHELVVGLRLPQLKKQLGELLSSRGYTGDHIARMITEFEEQLITAKPALIDETGSFTSSTLASRISKELNLAGGAMAVDAGECSSDAALSVAVNLLRSGACSHILCAGAQRSMDLANYEALTLQGRLEGSTETPGEGYVPGEGVAILLLKRLSDAKRDGDRVLGTIQEIAAGASKKAIGEAIRSSATRLQSRLDANSTLSSVTSGLGVTELDKKERQALEAAGFAAERLVENQLVTQIGNTMSAQTLATIIAGTISDESQTQAISNHAASGLAHTVAFTKGTPQEKVVPVATLTSTPTLHRFTGNNLAELLENLNSNNQTITAEPAKFRLATVASSTEEFKMQQSLAAKMLAGCMEDRIEANTRRSLAAKGIYVAQTKQSMPKVAFVFPGQGSQYAGMLADLADHSPSAQSVLAEANQHLRELGGQTFEQLAGKEANQLGQEIWATQSSMLTADLLALAWLEDLGLKPDFVCGHSFGEFAAMTAAGCATSEQALRITRIRTDALNRSIQERGALLSLQADVKRVEKLIAENQAKVSITHRNAPEQTVVGGSLEEVRRFEQLAAREEINCRLLQVPCAFHTPLMAASQPLLATGLKQVPLQPARVPYLSSVSNRYLADPDDVRDNLVNQLVSPVVYCDMIHRLVDEGCDLLVEVGPQTVLTRLNEQILTSHTNAAANEISCLAVDHQRRTREEQAVHIRAQCEVLGIQLRSTDSRRSKAEPASATSQRKPMTTHEILHFDATLTRKARLRTQARSPVSPPPAREATATIERFDATTNRRDRTRAAANGHAPEPATPAESQFGGDAPIAPSVPATVASPPPAGLDQFLIDFVVEQTGYPAEIIELDWDMEADLGIDSIKKAQLFGELREMFDLEQAIDPEVAAQFSLDQFRTLRDVLELLEQSGGKTEWLTDTKATSEDTSPATAIPAPQPSAALEPQVDPVAESYSQEVVAPNTLAELGGLETFLVDFVVEQTGYPPEIVELDADLEADLGIDSIKKAQLFGELREHFTIEVESTDRFSLSDFRTLRDVLNLLRQVTAGQVETVSITPKMSTSEPPKLLTPPPASAIPTPRTEDFSHVYRDSIQRGTANAHHIRAHLLDAADRFGSSTEQASLQSEATLRQQFSNRQWQELSGLAEGAGVDVRSIAAYNLLRDDSPANGDLPLLVTTDDADTNDEPELYQPPNIPETQVEESDTQVTSRRILRMKREPLLPGVPTIPELHGAAAILGVGPLAEAFQQRVEELGQCATILPETATPAEAVAELDRLWQTGPVTHLFIVTPCEPSAGTTFDEDRWNNRRPRGLQTPFSVCQHWIKRIVDEGLSEQASLVGVTSLGGDFGFCEPVFSAEGGGVAGLLKGMMIENWVNGIRTLPIKLIDAAPHNSPREVVDAALAELAAGTFDTEVTCSGGERRVVRVEDIPLTEPATKPIQRGGNWVFTGGGRGITAHVAQELASRFGLKAHLIGTAPVPEVPAAWRNLDDAGLKRVKLEVMTEARTAGENPVQAWKNIDKSLEIDETLQKLRSAGIEAHYYSCDVADRTALSQTLNEIRTTSGPIQGIIHGAGVGKDARFENKDPVKVEQCLRAKIDGALAIMELTKEDPLEYFAGFGSISGRFGANGHADYSLANDMLAKLIGWYRWQRPEVASVAFHWHAWGDVGMATRPEVKLALEMVDMQFMPAAEGVEHLIRELEAGAPEGEVLITDDRYRRLFFPSEMPEQTKGAVAPCPLLDRGKTTASDNRQESTFGLNPTTDPFLREHRLDDRPLLPIVVGMEMLAEAGSRALGRREGLTLTNLKAENGLRFHTDKPHPVTVIAEQTANTASCRLLADVVSRNGQLVEAGRPYLSGQVQAGNALAKPTWLAPPPSKTWEAVRYPARGSKFYLGEPLRGLRSIQIAENQAWGQIASQSIVHLAGPRRSVTGWIVPSAAIDACLYATGLLAWFAIEDGTALPESITRLSLGREPYPGERCLMQSRFKRREDRYAWFDFALTGANGDILVDVEDYRIVWLPKA; encoded by the coding sequence ATGTCGTCCAACCACCGTCAGAATTTGCTCCATGAGCCCATCGCGATCGTGGGGATGGCCTGCCGACTACCGGGGGCGGATAATCTCGACGAGTACTGGCGGTTGTTGGTCGAGGGGCGTAACGCAATCACCGAACTGCCACCCGAGCGGCTCGATCGCGACCTCTATTATGATCCCAAGAAAGGCGTGCGTGGCAAAACCTATAGCACGCTCGGCGGCATCATCAAAGATCGCCCGCTTGATCTTGATGTCTGCCCCCTCAAGCCGGAGGAACTCTCGCACTGGGATCCGTGCCATCTGGTGATGTGCGAAGTCGCCGCGGCAGCCTGCCGACATGCGGGCTACGACGTGCGCAAAATTCCCCATCGCAACACGGGCGTTTACATCGGTCACTCCGGCGGCAGCAACTACGGAAGTGATCTCGTCTACGCAACGCTCGCCGCGGAGACGGCAGAGTACTTGAAAGAGTCCCGCGGCTTTGCTTCGTTACCAACGGACGAGCAAGAGGCAATTGCGTCCACACTGGTGCAAAAAATGCGTACAGGCTTGCCTCATCGCGACAGCAACGGTGGCCCCGAAGTCGATGCCAACGCCGCAGCCAGCATCATCTCTCGCACCCTTGGTCTGACGGGGCCACACTTAGTGACCGACGCGGCTTGTGCTTCTTCGGTCGTCGCGTTGTCGATGGCGGCTCTCGCGGTGCAGTTCGATCAAGTCGACATGGCCATAGTGGGCGGAGCCTCCTACAACAAGACAGACAGCTTGGTGTTGTTCTCGCAAGCCCAATCGTGCAGTGCCACGGGCACCCGCCCGTTCGATGAAGACGCCGACGGGCTTATCAGTTCCGAAGGTTACGTCGCCCTGGTCATAAAAAAGCTGTCACGCGCTGTTGCCGATGGCGATACCATCCAAGCGGTGCTGCCCGGAATAGGCCTTTCGGCCGACGGTCGCGGCAAAAGCCTCTGGGCACCCCGAAAAGAAGGCCAAATGCGGGCGATGCAGCGGGCCTACCACGGCAGCTCATCACATAACGCTTTCTCGCCGGGCAACATCCAGTATCTCGAAGCTCACGCGACCAGCACGCAGATCGGTGACGCCACGGAGATGGAAGCCCTCGGCGAGTTCTTCGGCCCGCACTTCCAGGGGCGATCCGTTCCAGTTGGAAGCGTCAAGTCGAACATCGGCCACACGCTTGAGACAGCAGGCTTAGCGAGTCTTTTGAAAACCGTCCTCGCGATTCGACACGGGCAAGTTCCTCCTACGATTAATGTCGAGAATCCTAATAGCAAGATCCCTTGGAACGAGCTTCCCTTCCAACTGCCAGATCAAGCAACCCCGTGGCAAAAAGTAGGAGGCACACCAAGAAGAGCAGGCGTCAACGCATTCGGGATCGGTGGCTTGAATGTCCATGTTGTTGTCGAGGAATACATTGAGAAGCACCGGTCGAAGCTTCAGCCAAGTAGTAGCTCATCAAGAATCAGCAAACAGCAGGAACCGATCGCCATTGTCGGCCGGGGGGTTATTCTGCCCGGGGCAAAGTCACTAGACGAATTCGCGACCTTATTAGATTTAGGGACAAGTCAACTAACGGAGGCACCAAACGAGCGGTGGCGTGATCGTCGTTGCATCACGGGAACTGAAGGCAGTAAGCCATGGACAACCACTTCCCTCCGTGGTGGCTTCATCAACGACTACGAATTCGATTGGCGAAAGTACCGCATCCCACCCAAACAGATTGCTAACGCGAATCCATTGCAGTTCATGCTACTTGACGCCGCGCGACAAGCCCTAGCGGAAGCAGGGTACGACACGCGCGAGTTCGATCGCGAACAATCCGCAGTGGTCGTAGGAACGATCTTCGGTGGCGAGTTCGGGCACGAGTTGGTCGTCGGACTGCGTTTGCCTCAACTCAAAAAACAACTTGGCGAACTACTCTCCAGCCGCGGCTACACCGGCGACCACATCGCTCGAATGATCACAGAGTTCGAAGAACAGTTGATCACCGCCAAGCCCGCGCTGATTGACGAAACCGGCAGCTTCACCAGCAGCACGCTCGCCTCCCGCATCTCGAAAGAACTTAACCTCGCAGGTGGAGCAATGGCCGTCGATGCGGGGGAATGCTCCTCAGACGCGGCGTTAAGTGTCGCCGTGAATCTGCTCCGCAGCGGGGCCTGCTCGCACATTCTTTGCGCCGGTGCCCAACGCTCGATGGACCTCGCGAACTACGAAGCGCTCACGCTTCAGGGTCGCTTGGAAGGTTCCACGGAAACCCCGGGCGAAGGTTACGTCCCCGGGGAAGGCGTCGCCATTCTGCTCTTAAAACGCCTTAGCGATGCCAAACGCGACGGTGATCGAGTGCTCGGGACGATCCAAGAAATTGCTGCAGGAGCAAGCAAGAAGGCGATTGGCGAAGCGATTCGATCGTCTGCAACAAGGTTACAATCCAGATTGGACGCGAACTCGACACTCTCCAGCGTGACTTCCGGACTTGGTGTCACAGAACTCGACAAGAAAGAGCGACAAGCGCTCGAAGCGGCTGGATTCGCTGCGGAGAGGCTGGTCGAGAACCAACTCGTCACCCAAATCGGCAACACGATGAGTGCCCAAACCCTCGCCACAATCATCGCCGGGACAATTTCCGATGAAAGCCAAACCCAAGCCATCAGCAACCACGCCGCTAGCGGCTTAGCCCACACGGTCGCCTTCACGAAAGGCACGCCACAAGAAAAAGTTGTCCCCGTCGCGACGCTCACATCGACTCCAACACTCCATCGCTTCACAGGCAACAACTTGGCAGAACTCTTGGAGAACTTGAACTCGAACAACCAAACTATTACTGCAGAGCCAGCAAAGTTTCGTCTGGCGACCGTTGCCTCCTCAACAGAGGAGTTCAAGATGCAACAGTCCCTCGCCGCGAAGATGCTCGCAGGTTGCATGGAAGATCGAATCGAAGCCAATACGCGCCGCTCCCTAGCCGCCAAAGGCATTTACGTTGCACAGACGAAACAAAGCATGCCGAAGGTCGCCTTCGTGTTCCCTGGACAGGGCTCGCAGTATGCTGGGATGTTGGCAGACTTGGCAGACCATTCCCCCTCAGCTCAGTCAGTGCTTGCAGAAGCGAATCAGCACTTGAGGGAACTCGGAGGGCAAACGTTCGAGCAACTTGCAGGGAAAGAAGCCAACCAACTCGGCCAAGAAATCTGGGCAACTCAGTCTTCAATGCTGACCGCGGACTTGTTGGCACTGGCTTGGCTCGAAGACTTAGGGCTCAAACCAGACTTTGTCTGCGGGCATAGCTTTGGTGAGTTCGCCGCGATGACCGCCGCGGGGTGCGCAACGTCTGAGCAAGCCTTACGAATTACACGCATACGGACCGACGCCTTGAATCGCTCGATCCAGGAACGCGGCGCGCTGCTCTCACTTCAAGCAGATGTTAAACGTGTGGAAAAGCTGATCGCCGAGAATCAGGCGAAGGTCTCCATCACGCACCGCAATGCCCCCGAGCAGACGGTTGTCGGAGGCAGCCTCGAAGAAGTGCGACGCTTCGAGCAACTCGCCGCACGAGAAGAAATCAACTGCCGTTTGCTCCAGGTGCCTTGCGCCTTTCATACGCCGCTGATGGCGGCATCACAGCCGCTGTTGGCAACCGGACTCAAGCAAGTTCCTTTGCAGCCCGCCCGTGTGCCCTACCTCTCATCAGTTTCTAACCGATACCTTGCTGATCCCGACGACGTTCGAGACAACTTGGTCAACCAACTTGTCAGCCCGGTCGTTTACTGCGACATGATTCACCGCTTGGTTGACGAAGGTTGCGACTTGCTAGTGGAAGTTGGCCCACAGACCGTGCTTACTCGGCTCAACGAACAGATCCTCACCTCGCATACCAATGCGGCTGCAAACGAGATCTCGTGTCTCGCCGTGGACCATCAACGCCGCACGCGCGAAGAACAAGCCGTTCACATTCGTGCTCAATGTGAAGTGTTGGGAATCCAATTAAGAAGCACAGACAGTCGTCGTTCAAAGGCTGAACCGGCCAGCGCTACATCACAACGAAAACCAATGACAACTCACGAAATCCTGCACTTCGACGCAACCCTAACGCGAAAGGCGAGACTTCGCACACAAGCGAGAAGCCCCGTTTCACCGCCACCAGCCAGAGAGGCGACGGCCACGATCGAGCGCTTCGACGCCACCACAAACCGACGTGACCGAACACGCGCCGCCGCGAATGGTCACGCTCCGGAGCCAGCCACCCCAGCCGAATCCCAATTTGGAGGTGACGCACCGATTGCCCCAAGCGTCCCAGCAACCGTGGCTTCGCCACCACCCGCTGGGCTTGATCAATTCCTGATCGACTTCGTGGTCGAACAAACAGGTTACCCAGCGGAAATCATCGAGCTCGATTGGGACATGGAAGCCGACCTGGGGATCGACAGCATTAAAAAGGCGCAGCTCTTCGGCGAGCTACGCGAGATGTTCGACCTCGAGCAAGCCATCGACCCCGAAGTGGCAGCGCAGTTCTCGCTCGATCAGTTCCGCACACTACGCGACGTGCTAGAACTCCTCGAACAAAGCGGGGGCAAGACCGAGTGGCTCACGGATACGAAAGCGACATCGGAAGACACTTCACCGGCCACGGCGATCCCAGCACCACAGCCATCCGCCGCACTCGAGCCCCAAGTTGATCCTGTAGCAGAATCATACTCTCAGGAGGTTGTCGCGCCCAACACGCTCGCAGAACTTGGCGGGCTGGAGACGTTTCTCGTCGACTTCGTCGTCGAACAGACGGGCTACCCGCCAGAGATTGTCGAACTCGACGCGGACCTGGAAGCGGACCTGGGGATCGACAGCATTAAGAAGGCGCAACTCTTCGGCGAACTTCGCGAACACTTCACGATCGAGGTTGAATCGACTGATCGCTTCTCGCTCTCCGACTTCCGCACGCTACGCGATGTTTTGAACCTGCTTCGCCAAGTGACCGCCGGACAAGTCGAGACCGTCTCCATCACGCCAAAGATGTCAACCTCCGAGCCACCCAAGCTCCTGACTCCCCCGCCTGCCTCAGCAATACCGACGCCGAGAACAGAAGACTTCAGCCATGTCTATCGCGACTCCATCCAACGCGGCACGGCCAACGCACACCACATTCGAGCGCATCTCTTGGATGCGGCAGATCGCTTTGGGTCTTCAACAGAGCAAGCGTCTTTGCAAAGTGAAGCAACTCTGAGACAGCAATTCTCGAACCGACAATGGCAAGAGCTTTCCGGCCTTGCCGAGGGTGCCGGCGTCGATGTCCGCAGCATTGCCGCGTACAACCTCTTGCGAGACGATTCCCCAGCGAACGGCGACTTGCCGCTGCTTGTCACGACCGATGATGCCGACACCAACGACGAGCCGGAACTCTACCAGCCGCCAAACATCCCCGAAACACAAGTTGAGGAAAGCGACACCCAAGTCACAAGCCGTCGCATCCTTCGCATGAAGCGAGAGCCGTTGCTGCCCGGTGTGCCAACGATTCCCGAATTGCATGGAGCTGCCGCAATCCTTGGCGTTGGTCCGCTGGCCGAGGCGTTCCAACAACGTGTTGAAGAACTAGGACAGTGTGCGACCATCCTCCCGGAAACAGCCACCCCGGCTGAAGCAGTCGCTGAGCTTGATCGACTATGGCAAACCGGCCCAGTCACGCATCTATTCATCGTCACGCCCTGCGAGCCATCGGCCGGGACCACGTTCGATGAAGATCGCTGGAACAACCGCCGTCCACGCGGGCTACAGACGCCGTTCTCGGTCTGCCAGCACTGGATCAAACGCATCGTGGACGAAGGCCTGAGCGAGCAAGCCTCGCTGGTTGGCGTGACTTCATTGGGTGGCGACTTCGGTTTCTGCGAACCGGTCTTCTCGGCAGAGGGAGGAGGAGTTGCTGGTCTGCTCAAAGGGATGATGATCGAAAACTGGGTCAACGGCATTCGCACGTTGCCCATTAAGTTGATCGACGCCGCCCCGCACAACTCGCCACGGGAAGTCGTTGACGCAGCTCTGGCGGAACTCGCCGCGGGAACCTTCGACACGGAGGTAACTTGCTCAGGTGGCGAGCGTCGTGTCGTCCGCGTGGAAGACATTCCGCTGACTGAACCCGCCACGAAGCCGATCCAGCGGGGTGGCAACTGGGTCTTCACCGGCGGAGGCCGAGGCATCACCGCCCACGTGGCTCAAGAGCTGGCTAGTCGTTTCGGTTTGAAAGCCCACCTCATCGGCACCGCACCTGTCCCAGAAGTCCCCGCTGCTTGGCGGAACCTCGACGACGCAGGCTTGAAGCGGGTGAAGCTGGAAGTCATGACCGAAGCACGCACCGCTGGCGAGAATCCCGTGCAAGCCTGGAAGAACATCGACAAATCTCTCGAGATTGACGAGACCCTTCAGAAGCTCAGGTCAGCCGGCATCGAGGCACATTACTATTCTTGCGACGTTGCCGACCGCACTGCCTTGAGTCAAACGCTCAACGAAATCCGCACCACCAGCGGCCCCATCCAAGGCATCATCCACGGTGCTGGTGTTGGCAAAGACGCACGCTTCGAGAACAAAGACCCCGTGAAAGTCGAGCAGTGCCTACGGGCAAAAATCGACGGCGCTCTTGCCATAATGGAACTCACCAAAGAAGACCCGTTGGAATACTTCGCCGGTTTCGGTTCGATCAGCGGACGATTTGGCGCCAATGGACACGCGGACTATTCCCTTGCCAACGATATGCTCGCCAAGCTCATCGGCTGGTATCGCTGGCAACGACCGGAAGTGGCTTCCGTCGCCTTCCACTGGCACGCCTGGGGGGATGTCGGCATGGCGACCCGCCCCGAGGTAAAGCTGGCCCTAGAAATGGTCGACATGCAATTCATGCCTGCCGCGGAAGGTGTTGAGCATCTCATTCGCGAGCTGGAAGCGGGTGCTCCCGAAGGGGAAGTCCTCATCACCGACGACCGCTACCGTCGGCTGTTCTTCCCGTCGGAAATGCCAGAGCAAACTAAGGGTGCTGTCGCACCATGCCCGTTGCTTGATCGCGGTAAGACAACGGCCTCTGACAACAGGCAGGAATCGACCTTTGGACTCAACCCGACGACCGACCCCTTCCTTCGTGAGCACCGCCTCGATGATCGTCCGCTCCTGCCGATCGTTGTCGGAATGGAAATGCTCGCAGAGGCCGGTTCACGTGCGCTGGGTCGTCGCGAAGGGCTAACTCTCACCAACCTCAAAGCTGAGAATGGACTTCGCTTTCACACGGACAAGCCCCACCCCGTCACGGTAATCGCTGAGCAAACGGCCAATACTGCAAGCTGTCGCCTCCTCGCCGATGTCGTTTCGCGCAACGGTCAGTTAGTCGAAGCGGGACGCCCCTACCTCAGCGGCCAAGTCCAAGCAGGCAATGCTCTCGCGAAACCTACTTGGCTCGCTCCGCCACCATCGAAAACCTGGGAAGCAGTCCGCTATCCGGCCCGCGGCTCCAAATTTTATTTGGGCGAGCCGCTCCGCGGACTTCGCAGTATCCAGATCGCGGAAAACCAAGCCTGGGGCCAGATCGCCTCGCAATCAATTGTTCACTTGGCGGGCCCGCGTCGCTCGGTCACCGGGTGGATTGTCCCGAGCGCTGCCATTGATGCATGTCTCTACGCAACGGGACTCCTGGCCTGGTTCGCGATTGAGGATGGGACCGCGCTGCCCGAAAGTATCACGCGACTCTCCTTAGGACGCGAGCCATACCCTGGTGAGCGCTGCCTCATGCAGTCACGCTTCAAACGTCGCGAGGACCGCTACGCATGGTTCGACTTCGCTCTCACCGGTGCCAACGGGGATATCTTGGTCGACGTCGAGGATTATCGCATCGTTTGGCTTCCCAAGGCGTAA
- a CDS encoding SDR family oxidoreductase, translating to MSYLLLTGSTGMLGSYLLRDLLIAREPVAVIVRDRATETAQARVEALLQHWERELQRYLPRPKVIVGNLHEPSLGVSDSDQTWLAANCTRVLHSAACVSFQPEPATGEPYRSNLEGTRHVLQLCEQTGIKKFYHVSTAYLGGSEGDKHFEQPVDPQAASFRNDYEKSKAQAEKLVREASFLDHPTFLRPSIIVGDSQTGFAASYRGIYTALRLGYLHLIAKLQEGWKLDLELVREVVEGQFIQLLGLDGSERKDLVPVDWVSQSVLQLMHSPSARGGVFHLTSSDPTRIDTMAEAMIAAALESLESQTSKRAGIPTALMESVGFREHMETYQPYFSDDPKFDRTHLLREEAVPCPTLDHETLVRLWRTSIEADFSWRPAPVKSSTLNIESKLASLPSQLRDDSQVQWTDGLALELSGAGGGSWHVAFAGMEPTAARSRGSLPEKKTTPWQPDVYASSETFQTLVEQSLDVEQAICSGKLILSGRACEPAGRDRLERLLDFLRNTGTRAQLNGHSQTNHPLNHNTETYQQPSNGHVVQPPSEFAP from the coding sequence ATGAGTTATCTGCTGTTAACTGGTTCGACGGGGATGTTAGGGTCGTACCTCCTGCGAGACTTGTTAATTGCCAGGGAACCTGTGGCTGTCATCGTGCGTGATCGGGCCACGGAAACCGCACAAGCGCGGGTCGAAGCGTTACTTCAACATTGGGAGCGAGAACTCCAGCGTTACCTTCCTCGACCAAAGGTGATTGTCGGGAATCTCCATGAACCAAGCTTAGGAGTGAGCGACTCCGATCAAACTTGGCTCGCCGCCAACTGCACGAGAGTGTTACACTCTGCTGCTTGCGTCAGTTTTCAGCCAGAGCCAGCAACCGGCGAGCCTTATCGTTCCAATCTCGAAGGAACGAGGCACGTCCTTCAATTGTGCGAGCAGACGGGGATCAAGAAATTCTATCACGTCTCGACGGCCTACCTTGGCGGCAGCGAAGGTGACAAGCATTTTGAGCAGCCTGTCGATCCGCAAGCTGCAAGCTTTCGCAACGACTACGAGAAGAGCAAAGCCCAGGCTGAGAAGTTAGTTCGAGAGGCATCATTTCTCGATCATCCCACCTTCCTGCGTCCCTCGATCATTGTCGGTGACTCGCAAACCGGCTTTGCAGCCTCTTATCGAGGTATCTACACCGCATTGCGTCTTGGTTATTTACATTTAATTGCAAAGCTGCAGGAGGGCTGGAAGCTCGATTTAGAACTCGTTCGCGAAGTCGTTGAAGGGCAGTTCATCCAACTGCTGGGCTTGGACGGAAGCGAACGCAAGGACCTCGTCCCGGTGGATTGGGTCTCTCAATCTGTGCTTCAACTCATGCATTCTCCTTCGGCGCGTGGCGGAGTCTTTCATCTCACAAGTTCCGATCCCACGAGGATCGACACAATGGCCGAAGCGATGATTGCTGCAGCCTTGGAAAGCCTTGAGTCACAGACCTCAAAAAGAGCAGGAATCCCAACGGCACTGATGGAGAGCGTTGGCTTCCGCGAACACATGGAAACTTATCAGCCCTACTTCAGTGACGACCCGAAATTCGATCGCACTCATTTGCTTCGCGAAGAGGCGGTCCCTTGCCCAACGCTCGACCATGAAACCCTCGTCCGCCTCTGGCGGACTTCGATTGAAGCTGACTTCTCCTGGCGGCCGGCACCAGTGAAGAGCAGCACACTAAACATCGAGAGCAAATTGGCATCTCTGCCAAGCCAACTCCGAGACGATTCCCAAGTACAATGGACCGACGGGCTCGCCCTCGAATTGAGCGGTGCTGGAGGCGGCAGTTGGCATGTCGCGTTTGCTGGCATGGAACCAACCGCTGCCAGAAGTCGCGGTAGTTTGCCTGAGAAGAAAACGACGCCCTGGCAACCCGATGTCTACGCTTCTTCAGAAACCTTCCAAACACTCGTAGAACAATCGCTCGACGTTGAGCAAGCGATCTGCTCCGGAAAGCTCATCCTCAGCGGCCGAGCATGCGAGCCAGCGGGACGAGATCGACTAGAACGGCTACTCGACTTCCTCAGAAACACAGGCACCCGAGCCCAACTCAACGGCCACTCTCAAACGAATCACCCTTTGAATCACAACACTGAAACTTACCAACAACCGAGCAACGGGCATGTCGTCCAACCACCGTCAGAATTTGCTCCATGA